The following proteins are encoded in a genomic region of Gossypium hirsutum isolate 1008001.06 chromosome D05, Gossypium_hirsutum_v2.1, whole genome shotgun sequence:
- the LOC107905853 gene encoding membrane protein PM19L — MANDQMKPVAGLLLFLNFCMYVIVLGIGGWAVNKAIDHGFIIGPGFELPAHFSPIYFSMGNAATGFFVTFAMLAGVVGVASAIAGINHIRSWHASSLPSAASVAGVAWTLTLLAMGFACKQIDLEIRNARLRTMEAFIIILTVTQLFYIAAIHGGA; from the exons ATGGCCAATGATCAAATGAAACCCGTGGCTGGTCTGcttttgttccttaatttctGCATGTATGTCATTGTTTTGGGGATTGGTGGATGGGCCGTCAATAAAGCCATCGATCATGGTTTTATCATTG GACCTGGCTTTGAACTTCCCGCGCATTTCTCACCCATTTACTTCTCCATGGGAAATGCTGCCACTGGATTCTTCGTGACATTTGCTATGCTAGCCGGAGTTGTCGGTGTAGCATCTGCCATTGCCGGCATTAACCATATCCGTTCATGGCATGCCAGTAGCTTACCGTCAGCAGCTTCGGTTGCAGGCGTTGCTTGGACCCTTACTCTACTTGCCATGGG ATTTGCCTGCAAACAGATTGACCTTGAAATCAGGAATGCTCGTCTG AGAACAATGGAAGCATTTATAATCATTCTTACAGTTACACAGCTATTTTACATAGCAGCGATTCACGGTGGAGCTTAA
- the LOC107905852 gene encoding uncharacterized protein, producing MPSGSKKRKAAKKKKEQATNNTNSSTNNNPHGNGDQRSQDERESDGGDVGSPASQGDPNHQHPFNQREEEGKRGASPVQSHVTEDKSVEEANRDAESSEILRSDDVFAVKVEDESGPKEDLETTLVAIRHIKHEKSSSSSSSRSSSDDESQATQKNSKEEAYNFVSEATAYGNEDKLATVTSEEVLKLVENEAVGNVDSNSAVETANVDNLVKSGLYVPEELDHAAEVSANKSVSVVVEPGLKESEEKLLPSSNGVSQVELGENEGKNVSSSATSTAESSTVVENPQHLESHDHSEKQPLVASTPPVVQRTSLFSCCGLLDVLTGSGR from the exons ATGCCATCAGGTTCTAAGAAGAGAAAAGCGGCTAAGAAAAAGAAGGAACAAGCAACCAACAACACCAATTCATCAACTAACAACAACCCACATG GAAATGGGGATCAAAGAAGCCAAGATGAAAGAGAAAGTGACGGTGGCGATGTTGGTTCCCCCGCATCTCAAGGCGACCCCAATCACCAGCATCCATTCAATCAGagggaagaagaaggaaaaagaggGGCTTCACCTGTTCAATCGCATGTAACTGAGGACAAGTCAGTGGAAGAAGCCAATAGAGATGCAGAAAGTTCTGAGATATTGAGATCGGATGATGTTTTTGCTGTTAAAGTTGAAGATGAGTCGGGACCTAAGGAGGATCTTGAGACCACGCTTGTCGCCATTCGGCACATTAAGCATGAGAAGAGCTCTAGTAGCAGCAGTAGCAGGAGCAGTTCAGATGATGAATCTCAAGCCACTCAGAAGAATTCTAAGGAAGAAGCCTATAATTTTGTTTCTGAAGCGACTGCATATGGCAATGAGGATAAGCTGGCTACTGTTACATCTGAAGAAGTCCTGAAGTTGGTTGAGAATGAAGCAGTCGGAAATGTTGATAGTAATTCTGCAGTTGAAACTGCTAACGTTGACAATTTGGTAAAAAGTGGGTTATATGTGCCAGAGGAACTGGATCATGCTGCAGAAGTTTCTGCAAACAAATCAGTGTCTGTTGTAGTTGAACCAGGGTTGAAGGAAAGTGAAGAGAAACTATTGCCTTCTTCAAATGGTGTCTCTCAGGTTGAGTTGggagaaaatgaaggaaaaaatgtATCATCCTCTGCTACTTCTACTGCTGAAAGTAGTACTGTGGTGGAAAATCCCCAACATCTTGAGTCCCATGATCATTCTGAAAAGCAG CCTCTTGTTGCTTCGACTCCACCAGTGGTGCAAAGAACCTCGTTGTTCAGTTGCTGCGGATTGCTTGATGTTCTTACTGGTTCTGGGAGATAA